ACACCTCATGTGTGATCTATGTGTGATCCGTATGCTATTCTATATGAGCAGATTTACCCGATGTGTTTTTGAAGGATAGCATGAGCGGATTTTCGTGGAATTTCCAATTTGTCCTTTTTATACTAATATAAATGGTGGCCTAAAAGCAGCCATTTGTGTTAATGCTTACCCTCCCCAAAGTAGGAGTGCATTTCTCCTGCAAATCCGTCCTACAAAGTCCACCAATTCCATTTTTTCCGCCAGAGAAGAAAATCTCCAATCCACCATGGCAACACCACCAGTCTTCATCTCCACCGCCACTCTCCACACCCTTTTCACCCACAAAACCCTCGTCGACCACCTTCAATCTTCCCTCCCCACCTTCACTTCCACCATTGAATCCCCACTTCGCCATGCTCACCAAACAAGCCCTTCTACTTCTCTCCTCCTCATGCCTTCTTGGTCTCGTTCCCCTTCACTTCCTTATATCGGGGTTAAGCTAGTCACTTACCATCCCAATAACTCCACCCAAAATTTACCTGGGGTTCATGCCAGTTATGTTCTTTTCAATTCCATTACCGGACAAACTTTAGCCACTATGGATGCCACTGAACTCACTGTCTATCGAACTGCTTGCACCTCGGCTTTAGCTTCAAAATTCTTATCACGACAAGATTCTGAGACCCTTTTGATGATTGGTGCTGGTACTTTAGCGCCACATTTGATCAAGGCACATCTGACAGTTAGGCCAAATTTGAAGAAAGTGATAGTCTGGAACAGAACTGCTGATAAGGCAAAAAGGGTGATCGAAAATTTGCAAAGTGAAGGTGGGTTTGAAGGGGTGAGTTTTGAGAGTAATGGGTCTCTTGATGAGGTTGTGGGATTGGGAGATATTGTGAGTTGTGCGACTAATTCGGAGACGCCATTGGTGAAGGGGAAGAAGCTTAAAGAAGGGGCGCATTTGGATTTGGTTGGATCGTTTAAGCATTCGATGAGGGAGTGCGATGATGAAGCGTTGAAGAGAGGGAAAGTGTTTGTTGATAATGAAGCTGCTTTGGTAGAGGCAGGGGAGCTGGTGGGTGCATTTGAGAGAGGGATTATTACAAGGAATGATATTGTTGGGGACTTATTGGAATTGATCAAGGGAGAACAGAATGGGAGATCAACTGCTGAAGAAATTACTGTGTTTAAATCAGTTGGTTCTGCTGTTGTTGACCTCCTCACAGCTCAATTGGCATATGAGACTTACATGAAAAGTCATTAACTATAGTTAATTAGTTCTGTGTGGCTAtacaaataacaataataagagaTGATAAAGGTTTATTTTCTCTGTAGTGCTTGTTTCTCTGTCTCAATAAGATGGCAAGGCAGATTAATGTGGTGTATCAAACAGTCTTACATCTTTTTAATGTGGTTCTTTTATACATTTTATTGAAGTTTTGTGATATGAAAATGGTATCGAtccaatttttaatttaaaactattgCAGGCTCTGCGTccttaaaaaagaaaatcttgACATGGGAAGAAACTGCATCAGTAAAAGTTGAAGTAATGTGGAGCATGAGTAGCTAATTGCACTAAGACAATTAATATGTAGGCCAACTGTTTATGGCATAAGCTTCGCAAGAATCTAGCACaacaaagattttaaaaaaaaatgtattaaccaaaattgcatttgaaTTGAACTTGACTAGAACAAATTGAGGTTACAAGTTACAACAGTAGTAAAGGGAGAACCGAGTAGTTATGAACTCCACTGAATAAATAATTCTAATGGGATGAATCAAAGAGTATATATTCTGTCTATATACAATTTTGAGCCAGAAGTACGACAAAatctaaactttttttttttcatgattcAGCTTGGtgagtttctttcttttgatgtaaCTTATGGTGGACCCTTGGATACAGAAGATCGTTTAATTGTCTTTCGGCACTGTACTCCGAGGTGGCCTGTAAATAGAACATTCCATTACTATTTCCACACACACCTTGAGCAAAAGCAATGGCACTGAAGAATGAATATGTGCTATGTTTTCATGGTGAAACTTTTTACTTGctcagataaaaataaaaaagttactATCTAGGAACTTGGAAGTAGTAGAAAGTGATACTCTAAAACCAGAAAAGCTATAGGGTTTAAAATAGCAAGCATGAGAAATATGTAGAAACATGTTGCACTTCTATCCATTTGATTCAGATAATAAATATTCCAGATACCCTGTAAGTGGTTTTACATGTACACAAAGCCTGAATATCAGACCCGTGTCAAAGACATAGTAACTCACATTGACAGCAATTCAATTGAATGCAGCGAATATGCAGGGACACTGGAAAATGAAGTTTGAATCTCAAAAACAAATCATAAGTACTATAAGTATCATACCCGCTTATTAAAGGAAAAGCGCAGTGTCTGAATTTGTGCTCCAGAGCAAACTCTCAGGTCAAAACCAAGGCTGTCTACACCTATCAGAACCACTTCCTGTCATACAAgacaaaaagaaataagacGAATTACTTGGTGGGACATCACACTAAACAGTGATGAGGTTCAAGTCTTACAGTTCCTTGTTAATACATCAAACAGACTGCAAGAAGGGTATGTTCTCGTAttcaaaaaataacaataaacaaATAAGCAACAAAACATCAGAAACAAGAAATTAAACAATGTCTGCACACATGTGTAAGAAAGCATATTTAATTAACAACAATAGCATCAAGTAGGTGTTGGGAGCATACAAAAGCAGCAGATTAGTTTCAATTCATCAATGTAGGGAACTATAAAAATTCATCGGTTGTCtaccataaaaaaaaaagatggctCCAATATTTGGGAAGTACTGACTTATGCaagttaattcttttttttttttggtaatataTGCAAGTTAATTCATCAGTAGAAGGAAAGGAGGTTTGGGGAAAGGGGGAAAAAGAGTTGCATCTTTTGCGTTCTACTATTTTACTTGGCTGTTGACTAATGAAAAATGCAAACTATTTGATGGATTGTAAAGCATCAAATTATCGAAAAGAAGGGAAGACAACAAAGTCTAATCATCTAGAACATATCTAGGGAAATTGAGATTGGTCATACCTCCACTTGAATTCCCTTGCATTTCCAACAGAGAGATCTGAGAGCCTGCGTGGTTTTTTCTCCTACAGCTTTAAGCCGCGATATAATATTGGCAGCCGAATGCGCTATTGCATCAGGTCTAGCTTGACTAAAATCTTCTAACTCAACTAAGATCTGTGCACATCATTAGAAAACATAAAATTGAATGACATGAATACTGAGGGTAGATTCCCAGGAATCTCACAATTGCAAAAATTGTCAAGCTTTTCTAAACCATCAAAAATATTCTAGTGTGAAGAATTGAAGATGCAGACATGACATATAACACACATGTGTGAAATACAAAATAATGTGGATGATAATGACTAATGAGTCACTGTATTCATGTATATTAGCTGATTCGGCACTGACAAGAAAGCATCCCATGGAACTTGTCCACATGAATCAGCTTGGTAGCCAATCTCAGAGTGTATCACCATGTCATCAAAAGTCTATCATGACACAGAACACCTCCTGTTCTTCTTCTGGTGTTAGTTTTTAAACTAACTTTCATCTTTGCATGCAACAACTGCAGACACGTGAAAAGAATACCATTTTCTCAACTAGCTCGGAATAATAGTATGGTCTTTTCTTGTGACATTTTTCTTTTTCGACTAAACAAATAAGGTGTCACACACTTATAGTTGCTTCCCGTGCCACCCACTGTAACCCCTCTGAGATTATCAAGTCCAAAATTCTCTGTACTTAATGAAGAAAATTTTTGGGATGTCAGGCAAGGTAAGTATTGAAATACTGATCAACAAATTCAAGGTTGAACCTCATAAATGATAAACCTACAAAACTTACTTGCTGCCCTTGTGAAGAAATTAACTGAATTTTAATCATCTCTAGCTTGTAAAATGAAGTTCCATTTCCAAGGGTTTCATCCTTCTCCAATTCCTTTGGACAACTTGGGTTATCTTGTGAAGATTCACTCTCATGTTTGTGGCCATTGATTTGAACACTACCATTTTGCTTATGTTCTGCCACTTGTTCCATTTGTTCTATACCAGCATCATTTGATTTATGTTCAGATATCTGCTTTGGAATGGTGGTGTGCTCTTCAAGAAAAGCTGGCCTTAGAAGGCCCTGAATAACAAGACCTGCTGGAGGCTGATCCATAAAATCTATCGGATCATCTGTCACAACCTGAGCAGCAAATATAGAccacaaaaataaatgtttGACTACTATTCTCCATGGCAGATACAAAAAGTTATATGCCACACATCTGGAAAACAAAATGTAACATGATCTGCTGATTTTACTGAATAGGAACTCAAATTGATAGTTCTCACTCTTATAACCTCATTGCATAAATTTATCACAAGGACAATTACCTCACTAATTTGTTGGGCAAAGTGTATCGGATGAGAAGATCGCATCGTCTCTAATGTAGCCCAATCCTCCAAGTCAGGATCCCCACTCTGATCCTCTTCATCATCAAGAACAGAAACCCAATCCTGCAAACAAGTATATTTACCAACAATGATGGACAGAATAGCAGTTATATTTGAGAAGTAAACCATTTAAAACCAGTAATACcgcttcatcatcatcatcatcgtcatcgtcgtcatcatcatcatcgtcgtcgtcgtcgtcaATATCGTCTTCATCATCAATATCGATATCCTCGTCATCAAATTCATCTATATGGTAATCAATTTCGGATTGACCTGATGACTCCATCTCACTCTGCATTTCGGATGTATCTAGGCCAATAATTACTTGCTGCATTTTATTGGAAATCAAGTAAGCCTTCGGAGAAAACCAAATACTTTTCTTATAGTATATCTGTGGAAGTTGTCATCCGAGAACCCCTTTTATTTAACTTTTCATTAGTGCATCTCCATACAATTATGGAAAGTAGAATTATGCGACTTGATGGTAGGTTTTACTATCTGGCTGTAACACAGCTTCCTCACattttcttaagcatttctatTATATCTCTCAAAAAGAAAGAGCTTTTAAAAGATAATTGGATTCCAAAATAAAGTGATAAAAGCAAAGTTCCACACTATACACCAATGCAACAGAAGAACCCTTCTATAGGAAGATggtcataaaattcataatcaagATACtaccatattaaaaataattttctctctTCTGATGGATAAACTTGTGAAGCATTAGATTTGGGCTATTAAAGACCATGAGTTGTTATGTCATGATTCATGTTTCCTGTATTTATCAAAATGGGGAAAACGACCGTGAGATATAAGGAAACTCAATAAAAGTTTAATCAGAATAATCAAACAGGAAAATGCCTACGTGATCCAGAAACAGTTATCCACTTATCCCACAAATGAAGCAGAATCATTTGAAAGGCCCCAGTAGTGACAGTATACTATATCAAAATTAATTGccagaaaataaagaaaaagcaaAATAATACATCCACTAAAACAATACAAAAACACCTAAAGATGAAAATTAACTTAATTTCTTAGTTTAAATGTTCCATACCACAACGTTTTCTTCAGTTGTCGGATTTTTCAGAACATCTTCATCATTCTTTACTTGAAAGTAGACATCTGATAGAAAGGGAAAACATAAAAACCTTCAAGGATCGAATATGCCACTAAACCACTACGAAGCAAATTATTAGCCTGAGCAAAATATGCTAATAAAAAGAACTGTGCATCTTACTTCCAAGTTCATCAGTCGTGTAAGGCAAATCTGGCCAGAAAATATTTGCATGCATTACATCACTGATTGCACTTGAAAACATGAGTGTTGCTTTGCTATTTACCTAGAAATCAAGTGATAACATCAATATATCAGCTACCATAGACAACCACCATCCATAATGATCAGCAGACTAGATTATATTTGCTCATGAACTACAAAGAATATTGATGCTGTAGGGGCAGGATGTATCAGAAAGTGACTGAGATCCTGTGGACAATGCCCTGTCATTTAGAGTTCCTAAGAGTCCATTTCTGACGATAATTGGACGCCTGACAGCTTCATTGACTAAAAGCATAAGACAGGAAAGCATATTGCATGGTCCGCAGTAAATTCTATTCTTCTTAAGTTTTTAAGGGGAGGAAATAATGTGTTTATTGCGAAAAAATTGCGGGTTGACTAGCTGGAGAAGACTGTAACATAAGCAGAGATAGTTTCCTATTATGAATAAGAAGAATAGTAGGAAGTTCTCTAATTACAACCCCTTTTATAAATCCCAAGTGTGCTGCAAACCTACAAGAACATCTAATAAAATTTGGATTCACAGAATTCAAGGCACAAACAACAAGTTCATCATATCATCGAGATTAGAAAGCAACAATTAGAAGCCATACACATCAGCTGAAAGCTACATTGTGTTTGATGAATAAGTTTGTTTTGCAAAAACATCATTTTAACCTCAATAATTGTCCTTGTAAATTCAGCTGGCTTGAGTTGAGCTTCCTCATTCTCCATTAGTTCCGGGTCCCCAATGTCCTCAGATGGATGATAGCTCGACTGCTTCGCTTTTACTGGCTCAGAACCCGAGCTAAAATGATCTTTTGCAGTTGCTTTAATTCCATTTTTTCCCTT
This Solanum dulcamara chromosome 8, daSolDulc1.2, whole genome shotgun sequence DNA region includes the following protein-coding sequences:
- the LOC129901238 gene encoding protein SAR DEFICIENT 4, giving the protein MATPPVFISTATLHTLFTHKTLVDHLQSSLPTFTSTIESPLRHAHQTSPSTSLLLMPSWSRSPSLPYIGVKLVTYHPNNSTQNLPGVHASYVLFNSITGQTLATMDATELTVYRTACTSALASKFLSRQDSETLLMIGAGTLAPHLIKAHLTVRPNLKKVIVWNRTADKAKRVIENLQSEGGFEGVSFESNGSLDEVVGLGDIVSCATNSETPLVKGKKLKEGAHLDLVGSFKHSMRECDDEALKRGKVFVDNEAALVEAGELVGAFERGIITRNDIVGDLLELIKGEQNGRSTAEEITVFKSVGSAVVDLLTAQLAYETYMKSH
- the LOC129900883 gene encoding uncharacterized protein At3g49140-like, with the protein product MLTVKHTAAALRFSAVNFDTTSRRLSHSPSSFIPPRDKFGNCAGRKTCKGKNGIKATAKDHFSSGSEPVKAKQSSYHPSEDIGDPELMENEEAQLKPAEFTRTIIEVNSKATLMFSSAISDVMHANIFWPDLPYTTDELGNVYFQVKNDEDVLKNPTTEENVVQVIIGLDTSEMQSEMESSGQSEIDYHIDEFDDEDIDIDDEDDIDDDDDDDDDDDDDDDDDDEADWVSVLDDEEDQSGDPDLEDWATLETMRSSHPIHFAQQISEVVTDDPIDFMDQPPAGLVIQGLLRPAFLEEHTTIPKQISEHKSNDAGIEQMEQVAEHKQNGSVQINGHKHESESSQDNPSCPKELEKDETLGNGTSFYKLEMIKIQLISSQGQQILVELEDFSQARPDAIAHSAANIISRLKAVGEKTTQALRSLCWKCKGIQVEEVVLIGVDSLGFDLRVCSGAQIQTLRFSFNKRATSEYSAERQLNDLLYPRVHHKLHQKKETHQAES